The following nucleotide sequence is from Apium graveolens cultivar Ventura chromosome 4, ASM990537v1, whole genome shotgun sequence.
ATTGATGTCATCTCTCTCTAATGAAGTTGCCAAAGCCTAGTTTGATCTTTAATACTAGTAGATCTTGTTTTGGATTTTAAAATATTCTAGTATGGTTTTATGTGATTATCCATTCGTCTTATATGGAATGTGATAAGTTAAATTTGAATACCTTAATAATCAAACCAATTATAGTTCAAGACAAAAAAAAACCAGTTATAGTTCCTGCTCCTGTGTCACATATTCGAAATTTTGAAATGTTGTGACTGTTTATTTTCTGGCTTACAACTAGAAACATGGTGCAGGGACATTTCTGTTGCAAACATCTGTCCTAGGTTTGCTCTTCTGTTCTATCTTTGAAATTACCTTGGGGATGTTTTTGTGAAGTAAGACTATAAAAAGCGGCTAGAAAATGTATTTTATGACTGCCCGCCTTTTACAATTCCAAAAGTATACTGTATtctgttcatcaaaatctatgGATTAACGGCTTCTTCACCTTCTTTCCTAGCTATGTTTTCTCAAACCTTCAATTTCCTATTGCATTTGAAATGGACTGAACAATTTCAGAACAATTGACAGCTCTTAAACAAAGCATGAACTATTTTATGATTGCATTTTCATTACATTGATCCAGGATAGTTGTGAGTAGAATTTAAGAATCCCATTATTTGATTCACCAAGGGGACTAAATGTTGAgaaactcactaacaagtatagcaacatagaagcaagtgtataaagaatttaacaagtttaggccaaaatcacagttaacaaaacaaaacatgcaggtaaacaaaatcagtaactgaaataacgaagagagaaagaaagatgtacccgaaaccatagctttcaacagtgactgaaataaaggtttacagatacaaaatgccaagaaaataatcacagctgagtcaccaggccttgctcgaagtcctggctgctcttgaagagattattgccccctacctgctgcgtttgggatgtgcgcaatatctccaccaggataaaacagctcggagtttatgttaacagcagcaacaaaacctccacttcgaccagcacctcagtcgccggaaaatatcagcacttcaggacttatgggagagaaatgcagagaggttgaagagaagagatgagaatgtagtgtgttgtattcattcagtttagcctctatttataggagaggaaaaatgaaactgtccacacacttaatgtctgaattaaactgctccattaatgaaaaaatcaaaactgatcagattttgaattcataaataaaaaaaaatcaaaactgaacagcttttgaatttaaattatttgtaacagcttttcacattaacacccacattattatcagaacttaagttaagttctgattcgactcatcagtacttaagttctgattctgatatcagaacttgttaagttctgattttattcatcagttcttaagttctgattcttatatcagaacttgttacagatcagattatttgcaggttcaatatatttagactacttagcctatttcagaacccagcccaataatccaatcaccgataaataaattcgaattaaaataattctcaaataaataaaatcctcgcccaggtcgcctcgcgtacgcgagacgccgagacattcgcccaaatcgcccttcgacccgacccgacccggtccggtccggtgcggtgcgtggcggggcggggcgtgtgtgtgtgtgtgtgcgcgcgcgtgaagcacacaacaacacaatggaccatcacacaccttagtagttgtatactactcatgtgggtaataccatataaagcacacaaccccctttatttatttcaatgtgggacaaacattctcaaatttttcaagcttttccaagctactttcatctctcatttcatatggatttcattaagaaaattcttaaaaccatacatgaaaatttaagttcaaatatcattgaacaatttccaatcattagattttaggattaacatcaagaacataattaaattaagctctaaaatcctaattttctaacaatcccccacaaatccatacagaaatgtgatcaatttcccatcatgacttgtttttcagagtcggtacccttccgggtttgaaccctcctaattcctctacttcaatggctatcggactcagatggaatgtttcaccttgaatcttaatccgtttagtataaccatattccatagacgacgacaagtcaaaggttatggtgccaatctacggctttgagacattaatggtcatgtctcgatcctgttcgtcgaatgcttcaaggattaaccctatcctctaattgcgaccacacaattacattcgcttagctgggcatctccagagatatactgcctctatctcgtcaaatgacttgatcccattcagagttttaacactcttgcttttctggcagtgtcagtaccttctaggtttacaggggatagactcagatactatagtatcatctatgtagcaaaggtactaccaactcatccttacagcttgttattacccattgaatacacttcgagggatctcctctcatgtgtattgggttcccactgttgatgaattatgatgggttgacaatcccatccccaaccttgacttaaggaccactgcaggttccagtcctttagtaagaggatcagctatattattctgagttcctatgaactctatagctatgatcctatcagtcactaaaccccttatagacttgagtctaacttggatgtgtctcttagttttagcattatgctttttactgctaatcttgtcgatagttgttcgactatcacagtgaatagcaatagcagggagcggtctgcttactacaggtattgcagacataagtccgtgtaaccattcagcctccgtccctgtggcatcaagtgcacacaactcagcctcaaaagtagaccgagtaacaatagtctgtctgcttgacttccaggatattgctccaccagccaaggtgaacacgtatccagtcactccattggaaccagacttcttagctatccaacttgcatcactgtacccttcaagcacaccaggaaatctcctgtagtgtaaactaaggtacattgtgccttttagatatctaagtactctatcaagagcatcccaatgagttctgtttggacagcttgtatatctcgccaatttagacacagaatatgaaatatctggtctagtacagttagcaagatactgcaagctcccaataatctgagaataccttaactgagacacaggcactcctgaagtattcttgacaagggcaactttcgaatcataaggtgtactagcgattctacactgtgaataaccatatttctcaagtatagatttctctatataatgagattgagtcaaggttattccttcagtggactgaatcaatttgattccaagaatcacacttgcctcacccatatccttcatttcaaaatgccttttcaagaattctttagtctcgttaataatctcaatattggttccaaacagtaaaatgtcatccacatataggcacaaaataacacactcattacctttaactttagtgtagacacacttatcactttcattaatcttataactgaaaggcaatatagtttcatcaaactttttatgccaatctctgggagcttgtttcaagccatagatggacttgatcaacttacatactttcctttcattgcctgatgcagcaaatccatcaggctgatccatataaatctcttcctcaagttcaccatgaagaaaagccgtctttacatccatctgatggatgataagaccatggactgaagccaatgctataagcattcggattgttaccattcttgcaactggagagtatgtatcaaaataatcaattccttccttttgcttaaaacccttagctaccagtctagctttgtacttatctattgagccgtcagggttcaacttccttttaaagacccatttgcacccaatagtagaacacccaggagggagatcaaccaactcccatgttccattggaaacaatagagtcaatttcactcttgatagcgcccttccagtgccttgactcagaagaatccatagcttgccggaaagttaaaggttcgtcctcgatattgtaagtgatgaaatcacctccaaaatccttgactatttttgcacgcttacttctccttggttcctctaattccttatgaatagagctactactaggttccgcccccacatttgtcatcttttccacatgatcaggaatagaacttgatgtgtgagtaggatcttcctcagaagtcgtttcaggtattccagtcttcatagggtagacatcctcaaagaatgtcgcatctcgaaattcaactatcgtgtttgccactataccatctatgtcagattttaacactaaaaatctcatagctgtagtggtttcaagatagcccagaaagatacagtcaacagtctttggacctagtttctttctcttgtgttcaggaacaagcaccttagcaaggcacccccacacacgaagatacttaagactagtcatcctgcctttccataactccaagggtgttttatccatgtgtttcagagggactctattcaaaatatggcaagccgtatttagagcctctccccacatgtatttaggcaacccagagttaataagcatactattaatcatatctttaaatgttctgttctttcgctcagcaaccccattagactcaggtgtgtatggtggagtaacttcatgaactataccattgtttgcacaaaattcattaaaagcattactcgtatactcaccacctctatcagatctcaatcttttaagtaacttactagtttgtttttctacttcagttttttatatataatgaatttactaagtgcttcatccttatgtctaagtaaataaacataacaatatctactactatcatctataaaagtaatgaagtatctaaactggtccttggtcaacacaccaccaaattcacaaatattagtgtgtactaaatctaacaagtctgaatccctaacaacgttatgaaaaggtttccttatctgtttagcagacacacatacttgacatttagaattcttttctatggtatattttggaatcaactctaagttcatcatgttcttaagagcaccaaagtttaaatgacctagtctagcatgccatatatttgaggattcaatacaattaacagtaggaataacattattattcaaacttcccaaaacgggatccgcattaataacaaataaaccatttgacaagtaacccttgccaaagaatgtaccagtgtgaataagaactactttattacacttgaacgaaatttcaaaaccactagaaactaaacagcttccacttattatatttctacgcatgtcgggaacatgatgcactctcgtcagagatagaatacgtcatgaagggaacttcagatccacgtttccaactccatgtacttgagcagcactagcattccccatcttcacagtcaggctatgactctgttgataagatacaaataaactaatatcagcacaaatatgtacattagctccagtatctatcaaccattcatttgacagataggtagaaaatatcacagggttgtaggatacataccggtcaacgttggtttcagaagccgtagcctcaccaacaaccatgttcactacaggcccacttgcggttccaagcacaacatttgcttgtgctacctcggttttcttcgctttcttcgtagggcagtccttactccagtgcccaacctgcccacaagaccagcatggtttgtttgccttgggtttcttggccttgtccttgtcactcttaggtttattactattagctttcttagcaaaagccttcctcttttgtcctacagttgctatgtttaccttcgaggtactgtgttcagttggcatcacatgtccctgtttggacttgtgttgttcttgtaccgagatgtccagcataaggttggtccaggtgatctctcctttctgtcttttcagggagagagagaactcttcccaagacttcgggagtttttcaatcacactcatcaccttgaacttctccgggagattcattccagactccttcaaagcatgcactatcatctcgaactcatgcacctgctcagtcatggacttattgtccaccagcttgaactcgaggaaccttgccacagaatacttttctagaccttgtgagtcagtattatgtgtctggtccagcttctcccataagagttttgcagagtaggcatcagaagaatagacatcaaacaaagtgtttgttagtgccgcaagaatggccgccctagccactccatccttctcagcccacttcgcaaaagccttaactgtgtcagccttctcttgatccactactggtttctcatattccacaaccggccacagaccctttatagtcaaccacaacttcatccttttctgccagcgagaaaagccaatgccaccgttgaatttctccggtaaaccggttagttcaacagcttgtgggaaactataggtggtccaatcaatggccccagcagttacacccgaactgctaccaccaccaacaataacctcactttcgttaaccattatgctaaattctaaataactaataatctcttcaagaatgttgagaaactcactaacaagtatagcaacatagaggcaagtgtataaagaatttaacaagtttaggccaagaccacagttaacaaaacaaaacatgcaggtaaacaaaatcagtaactgaaataacgaagagagaaagaaagatgtacccgaaaccatagctttcaacagtgactgaaataaaggtttacagatacaaaatgccaagaaaataatcacagctgagtcaccaggccttgctcgaagtcctggctgctcttgaagagattattgccccctacctgctgcgtttgggatgtgcgcaatatctccaccaggataaaacagctcggagtttatgttaacagcagcaacaaaacctccacttcgaccagcacctcagtcgccggaaaatatcagcacttcaggacttatgggagagaaatgcagagaggttgaagagaagagatgagaatgtagtgtgttgtattcattcagtttagcctctatttataggagaggaaaaatgaaacagtccacacacttaatgtctgaattaaactgctccattaatgaaaaaatcaaaactgatcagattttgaattcataaataaaaaaaaatcaaaactgaacagcttttgaatttaaattatttgtaacagcttttcacattaacacccacattattatcagaacttaagttaagttctgattcgactcatcagtacttaagttctgattcgactcatcagtacttaagttctgattctgatatcagaacttgttaagttctgattttattcatcagttcttaagttctgattcttgtatcagaacttgttacagatcagattatttgcaggttcaatatatttagactacttagcctatttcagaacccagcccaataatccaatcaccgataaataaattcgaattaaaataattctcaaataaataaaatcctcgcccaggtcgcctcgcgtacgcgagacgccgagacattcgcccaaatcgcccttcgacccgacccggtccggtgcggtgcggtgcgtgtgtgtgtgcgcgcgcgtgaagcacacaacaacacaatggaccatcacacaccttagtagttgtatactactcatgtgggtaataccatataaagcacacaaccccctttatttatttcaatgtgggacaaacattctcaaatttttcaagcttttccaagctactttcatctctcatttcatatggatttcattaaaaaaattcttaaaaccatacatgaaaatttaagttcaaatatcattgaacaatttccaatcattagattttaggattaacatcaagaacataattaaattaagttctaaaatcctaattttctaacactAAATTGCTAACGTCTCTTAAATTTTGTGTCAGGTACGTCTCTCTTAATTTGAATTAGTAAAAATACAAAATTTCATTAAAAGCTGCAAACTATAAAAACTTGCAAGATTTTAATATACAAAATTCAAGATTTAAATATGTTTTGAGGAAACAAGAATAAATGAGCAGGGGTAGATTGGGCAGAGGGGAAAAAAGTGGTGTTAAATTTGAATTCCCGCGGGCCTTgcattttaatttaaatttattgatGTGCAAAGCAACTCATACTTTTACACTACTTGTGCAGGCAGTAAGGGGCTATTGATATTCCCAATTAATCACATCATTATTCCCTTAATTAAAATCACATCTATTCTAACCCCATTATTTGAAATTCCACAGCCCGCCCAACTCATATACGAGTACTTGTATAAATCCTCCTCTCATTTCTTGCATCAATTTTATTCTCTCCAACCAAACAAACACAATGTCGTTGTCGTTGTCGTTGTCGTCATCGTATTCTGCTCTGTTTGGTTACGATACCTTAAACCCTACTTTGTCGAATTACAGCCGCAAAGATAAATCTCTCGCCCTCCTCTCCTCCAAGTACTCTCCCCCCTATACCTACATTTATAGCGTCTGTTATGTTGTTTTACATTGTCTTGTTGCTTTGATTTATTTGTTTGCTTATCGTTTATTGCTTTAAATTTTTTGATTTAGCTTTCTCAAGTTGTATAATCGGGACGATGTCGATTGCATTGGAGTCGATGCTGCTGCTGCTCAATTAGGTCCCTATTTTATACTATTTTGAATATGTAATTTAACATTTTTGCTTGTTTGTTGTTTTAATTTTGCGATTTAATTAACGCGCAGGAGTTGAGAGGCGGAGAATTTATGATGTCGTTAACATCATGGAGAGTATCGGGGTAATAAATTTAAGCATTCCTCGTTGTGCATTGTCTTTTAGGGTTTAAGTTTTAATTGTTTAAAGATGGTTATGCTTTGTTGTTGTTTGATTTCGGGGTTTTAGGTGTTGGTGAGAAAAGCGAAGAATCAGTATATTTGGAAAGGTTTTGCTGCGATTCCTCAGGCTCTACACGACCTCCAggttttcattttttttaaaacagtTTCTATCAACAATTTTATCACGAAACTTGAGAATAGCTATTGTGTTTCGTATATCTGCAAGTTGGGTCTAATCCATCTTTAGTTTCTCGTTGTTTTATTGTGTTTTTAATCGGTTTTGGATCTGTTGCTGTTTGTTGTGTTGTCTTTCAGCGTAATCTGTTGAAATTTATCTTGACCAATAGAAGTAGTATTCAGTTACTTGCAACTGTTGTCTATTTAACTTGTCATGTCTTGACAATTGAAAAAAAAGTTTACGCATACTATTTATTTTCCTAGACTTCAAATGACAAGGAAACTGAGCGGCCTCTTGGAGAGAGCAACCAGCAAGAGAAGTCTGTTTCATGTCCTAAAACTGGTAAAATTACTTTCATATTGTGAAATAAGTATGTTTATGATTGTGGGTTGGAATATGTTGATACCTGTTGCTCAAATACATCCCTTGTTTAAAGGAAATGGTATTGTCATGTTGATTAAGGGCTGCCCTTAAATGAGATTTATTCTAATTACATTAGCTTCTGGCATTTTTTCTAGAAAACCGTAAGGAAAAATCTCTGGCACTGCTTGCTCAGAATTTTGTCAAGCTTTTCCTTCGTTCTGGTGTAAGTGATGCTAATCTTTTACATGCCTTTTCCAAGGTCTAGTTGTTATTTCAATTATAAGCTTTAAACTTTCTTGTCCCTTTAGGCGGATATTATCTCCCTAGACAGCGCTGCAACAGCATTGCCCGGTGATGTGCATGATTCAACAGCTATGCGAAGTAAATGACCTTGTGACTGTTCATATAATCTAAATTGTAGATGATCTACTGTACAGTTATTTTACTCACATTCTTGATGTAATTAAATTCTACAGCTAAAGCGAGGCGGCTGTATGATATTGCCAATGTCTTTGCATCTATGAATCTTATTGAAAAGGTTAGGTATATTCAGGATTTACTGACGTGAGAAAAGGCCTAAGATATTTGCAACATGAATCTAATTTTTCCTAAATACGAATTTGTAGGTCCGTCATCCAGAAAGTGGGAAACCAGCATTTAGGTGGTTGGGGATGAAACAGGAATCTAATAATGCACATGAGAATGGTTCTGGTTCAAATGACACCAGGATGAGGGTGTTTGGAACTGAGATAGCAAATACTGCCTCAAAGAGATTCACAGATTCTATATCCAACTGCAGGTCTAGTGAGAAGGTACATGTGCCAATATATGCCAAGCAAATTAATGTGGAAACTGAAGATGATGAGAACTCATCAAAGCGGCACCAGGGAAATCTGCCTAAGGATCCAGAACGTGGGGAACCAGCATTAAGGCGGTTGGTGATAAAACAGAATTCCAGTATTGCACTTGAGATTGGTTCTGATTCAAATGACACCAGGAGGAGGGTGTTTGGAAGTGAAATTACGAATACTGCTTCAAAGAGGTTCAAGGAAAAATCTTTATCCAAGTGCAGGTCCAGTGAGAACGTAATTATGCCAACATATGCCGAGCAACATAATGtgaaaaaagaaaatgatgagaaCTCAATGAAGCAGCAGCAGAGGCATCAGTCTAAGAGTTTCGTGTTTGGTCCTTTTACTCCTGCAAGTGTACGCAGCCTAGATGCTCCTGAAAACAAAAAGGTTAAGCGAGTTCAGGACTGGGAGCAACTGGCTTCAACTTATTTCCCTCGGTATCAAAACCAAGGTATTTTATGAAATCTTTTGGTGAGCATTGCCAACACAAAGTAAACAAGTGCAACTTTATTTGAAGTTCATGGAATTTATTAAGCCAATAGTTTCATATCAGCTCTTTATTAAAAGCTTTGGAAGAGTAGACTTTTTTGACTTGTAGTTCATCTACTTGGGGAAGAACCTGA
It contains:
- the LOC141718096 gene encoding E2F transcription factor-like E2FF produces the protein MSLSLSLSSSYSALFGYDTLNPTLSNYSRKDKSLALLSSNFLKLYNRDDVDCIGVDAAAAQLGVERRRIYDVVNIMESIGVLVRKAKNQYIWKGFAAIPQALHDLQTSNDKETERPLGESNQQEKSVSCPKTENRKEKSLALLAQNFVKLFLRSGADIISLDSAATALPGDVHDSTAMRTKARRLYDIANVFASMNLIEKVRHPESGKPAFRWLGMKQESNNAHENGSGSNDTRMRVFGTEIANTASKRFTDSISNCRSSEKVHVPIYAKQINVETEDDENSSKRHQGNLPKDPERGEPALRRLVIKQNSSIALEIGSDSNDTRRRVFGSEITNTASKRFKEKSLSKCRSSENVIMPTYAEQHNVKKENDENSMKQQQRHQSKSFVFGPFTPASVRSLDAPENKKVKRVQDWEQLASTYFPRYQNQAVSDLFTHYADAWKSWLVEVAEKKQKQPAS